In one Myotis daubentonii chromosome 1, mMyoDau2.1, whole genome shotgun sequence genomic region, the following are encoded:
- the MOK gene encoding MAPK/MAK/MRK overlapping kinase isoform X1, whose translation MKNYKAIGKIGEGTFSEVMKMQSLRDGNYYACKQMKQHFESIEQVNNLREIQALRRLNPHPNILTLHEVVFDRKSGSLALICELMDMNVYELIRGRRHPLSEKKVVHYMYQLCRALDHMHRNGIFHRDVKPENILIKQDVLKLGDFGSCRSVYSKQPYTEYISTRWYRAPECLLTDGFYSHKMDLWSAGCVFYEITSLQPLFPGANELDQISKIHDIMGTPAAKTLTKFKQSRAMSFDFPFKKGSGIPLQTANLSPQCLSLLHAMVAYDPDERITAHQALQHPYFQEQRATEKQARGSHRKAAPELLSNKWHISKEGSKQKQPLKPEESRPRRQGPAYLMELPQLKLSGATKLSYSSPALHSVFRPGASGKVPVLRPLKCGGANQKTDAQKELKPNLKQYHLPTIERKGGGY comes from the exons TATTGAGCAAGTGAACAACCTCCGAGAGATACAAGCACTGAGGCGCCTGAATCCACACCCAAACATTCTTACGTTGCATGAAGTGGTTTT TGACAGAAAATCTGGTTCTCTTGCGCTAATATGTGAGCTTATGGACATGAATGTTTATGAACTGATACGAG GGAGAAGACATccattatcagaaaaaaaagttgTGCACTATATGTACCAGCTATGCAGGGCCCTCGATCATATGCACAG aaatggaatatttcacagagatgtaaagccagaaaatatattaataaag CAGGATGTCCTGAAATTAGGGGACTTCGGGTCCTGCCGGAGTGTCTATTCTAAGCAGCCGTACACGGAATACATCTCCACCCGCTGGTACCGGGCCCCCGAGTGCCTCCTCACCGACGGCTTCTACAGCCACAAGATGGACCTGTGGAGCGCGGGCTGTGTCTTCTACGAGATCACCAG TCTGCAGCCCCTCTTCCCTGGAGCCAATGAGCTGGACCAGATCTCAAAAATCCACGACATCATGGGCACACCTGCTGCGAAGACCCTCACCAAGTTCAAACA GTCGAGAGCTATGAGttttgattttccttttaaaaagggaTCAGGAATACCTCTACAGACAGCCAATCTGTCCCCGCAATGcctctccctcctgcatgccatgGTGGCCTATGATCCTGACGAGAGAATCACTGCCCACCAGGCCCTGCAGCACCCCTATTTCCAAGAACAGAG GGCCACGGAGAAGCAGGCTCGGGGCAGCCACAGAAAAGCGGCACCGGAACTGCTCAGTAACAAGTGGCATATTTCCAAGGAGGGCAGCAAGCAG AAACAGCCCCTGAAGCCGGAGGAGAGCCGACCCCGGAGACAGGGCCCGGCCTACCTGATGGAGCTGCCGCAGCTGAAGCTGTCCGGGGCCACCAAGCTCTCCTACTCCAGCCCCGCGCTGCACTCGGTGTTCAGACCTGGAGCGAGCGGGAAGGTGCCGGTGCTGAGACCCCTGAAGTGTGGGGGCGCAAACCAGAAG aCAGATGCACAGAAGGAGCTCAAGCCTAACCTGAAGCAGTACCACCTGCCCACGATAGAAAGGAAAGGCGGGGGATACTGA
- the MOK gene encoding MAPK/MAK/MRK overlapping kinase isoform X6: MQGPRSYAQQDVLKLGDFGSCRSVYSKQPYTEYISTRWYRAPECLLTDGFYSHKMDLWSAGCVFYEITSLQPLFPGANELDQISKIHDIMGTPAAKTLTKFKQSRAMSFDFPFKKGSGIPLQTANLSPQCLSLLHAMVAYDPDERITAHQALQHPYFQEQRATEKQARGSHRKAAPELLSNKWHISKEGSKQKQPLKPEESRPRRQGPAYLMELPQLKLSGATKLSYSSPALHSVFRPGASGKVPVLRPLKCGGANQKTDAQKELKPNLKQYHLPTIERKGGGY, translated from the exons ATGCAGGGCCCTCGATCATATGCACAG CAGGATGTCCTGAAATTAGGGGACTTCGGGTCCTGCCGGAGTGTCTATTCTAAGCAGCCGTACACGGAATACATCTCCACCCGCTGGTACCGGGCCCCCGAGTGCCTCCTCACCGACGGCTTCTACAGCCACAAGATGGACCTGTGGAGCGCGGGCTGTGTCTTCTACGAGATCACCAG TCTGCAGCCCCTCTTCCCTGGAGCCAATGAGCTGGACCAGATCTCAAAAATCCACGACATCATGGGCACACCTGCTGCGAAGACCCTCACCAAGTTCAAACA GTCGAGAGCTATGAGttttgattttccttttaaaaagggaTCAGGAATACCTCTACAGACAGCCAATCTGTCCCCGCAATGcctctccctcctgcatgccatgGTGGCCTATGATCCTGACGAGAGAATCACTGCCCACCAGGCCCTGCAGCACCCCTATTTCCAAGAACAGAG GGCCACGGAGAAGCAGGCTCGGGGCAGCCACAGAAAAGCGGCACCGGAACTGCTCAGTAACAAGTGGCATATTTCCAAGGAGGGCAGCAAGCAG AAACAGCCCCTGAAGCCGGAGGAGAGCCGACCCCGGAGACAGGGCCCGGCCTACCTGATGGAGCTGCCGCAGCTGAAGCTGTCCGGGGCCACCAAGCTCTCCTACTCCAGCCCCGCGCTGCACTCGGTGTTCAGACCTGGAGCGAGCGGGAAGGTGCCGGTGCTGAGACCCCTGAAGTGTGGGGGCGCAAACCAGAAG aCAGATGCACAGAAGGAGCTCAAGCCTAACCTGAAGCAGTACCACCTGCCCACGATAGAAAGGAAAGGCGGGGGATACTGA
- the MOK gene encoding MAPK/MAK/MRK overlapping kinase isoform X7, translating into MDLWSAGCVFYEITSLQPLFPGANELDQISKIHDIMGTPAAKTLTKFKQSRAMSFDFPFKKGSGIPLQTANLSPQCLSLLHAMVAYDPDERITAHQALQHPYFQEQRATEKQARGSHRKAAPELLSNKWHISKEGSKQKQPLKPEESRPRRQGPAYLMELPQLKLSGATKLSYSSPALHSVFRPGASGKVPVLRPLKCGGANQKTDAQKELKPNLKQYHLPTIERKGGGY; encoded by the exons ATGGACCTGTGGAGCGCGGGCTGTGTCTTCTACGAGATCACCAG TCTGCAGCCCCTCTTCCCTGGAGCCAATGAGCTGGACCAGATCTCAAAAATCCACGACATCATGGGCACACCTGCTGCGAAGACCCTCACCAAGTTCAAACA GTCGAGAGCTATGAGttttgattttccttttaaaaagggaTCAGGAATACCTCTACAGACAGCCAATCTGTCCCCGCAATGcctctccctcctgcatgccatgGTGGCCTATGATCCTGACGAGAGAATCACTGCCCACCAGGCCCTGCAGCACCCCTATTTCCAAGAACAGAG GGCCACGGAGAAGCAGGCTCGGGGCAGCCACAGAAAAGCGGCACCGGAACTGCTCAGTAACAAGTGGCATATTTCCAAGGAGGGCAGCAAGCAG AAACAGCCCCTGAAGCCGGAGGAGAGCCGACCCCGGAGACAGGGCCCGGCCTACCTGATGGAGCTGCCGCAGCTGAAGCTGTCCGGGGCCACCAAGCTCTCCTACTCCAGCCCCGCGCTGCACTCGGTGTTCAGACCTGGAGCGAGCGGGAAGGTGCCGGTGCTGAGACCCCTGAAGTGTGGGGGCGCAAACCAGAAG aCAGATGCACAGAAGGAGCTCAAGCCTAACCTGAAGCAGTACCACCTGCCCACGATAGAAAGGAAAGGCGGGGGATACTGA
- the MOK gene encoding MAPK/MAK/MRK overlapping kinase isoform X5, protein MYQLCRALDHMHRNGIFHRDVKPENILIKQDVLKLGDFGSCRSVYSKQPYTEYISTRWYRAPECLLTDGFYSHKMDLWSAGCVFYEITSLQPLFPGANELDQISKIHDIMGTPAAKTLTKFKQSRAMSFDFPFKKGSGIPLQTANLSPQCLSLLHAMVAYDPDERITAHQALQHPYFQEQRATEKQARGSHRKAAPELLSNKWHISKEGSKQKQPLKPEESRPRRQGPAYLMELPQLKLSGATKLSYSSPALHSVFRPGASGKVPVLRPLKCGGANQKTDAQKELKPNLKQYHLPTIERKGGGY, encoded by the exons ATGTACCAGCTATGCAGGGCCCTCGATCATATGCACAG aaatggaatatttcacagagatgtaaagccagaaaatatattaataaag CAGGATGTCCTGAAATTAGGGGACTTCGGGTCCTGCCGGAGTGTCTATTCTAAGCAGCCGTACACGGAATACATCTCCACCCGCTGGTACCGGGCCCCCGAGTGCCTCCTCACCGACGGCTTCTACAGCCACAAGATGGACCTGTGGAGCGCGGGCTGTGTCTTCTACGAGATCACCAG TCTGCAGCCCCTCTTCCCTGGAGCCAATGAGCTGGACCAGATCTCAAAAATCCACGACATCATGGGCACACCTGCTGCGAAGACCCTCACCAAGTTCAAACA GTCGAGAGCTATGAGttttgattttccttttaaaaagggaTCAGGAATACCTCTACAGACAGCCAATCTGTCCCCGCAATGcctctccctcctgcatgccatgGTGGCCTATGATCCTGACGAGAGAATCACTGCCCACCAGGCCCTGCAGCACCCCTATTTCCAAGAACAGAG GGCCACGGAGAAGCAGGCTCGGGGCAGCCACAGAAAAGCGGCACCGGAACTGCTCAGTAACAAGTGGCATATTTCCAAGGAGGGCAGCAAGCAG AAACAGCCCCTGAAGCCGGAGGAGAGCCGACCCCGGAGACAGGGCCCGGCCTACCTGATGGAGCTGCCGCAGCTGAAGCTGTCCGGGGCCACCAAGCTCTCCTACTCCAGCCCCGCGCTGCACTCGGTGTTCAGACCTGGAGCGAGCGGGAAGGTGCCGGTGCTGAGACCCCTGAAGTGTGGGGGCGCAAACCAGAAG aCAGATGCACAGAAGGAGCTCAAGCCTAACCTGAAGCAGTACCACCTGCCCACGATAGAAAGGAAAGGCGGGGGATACTGA
- the MOK gene encoding MAPK/MAK/MRK overlapping kinase isoform X4, translating to MKRRRHPLSEKKVVHYMYQLCRALDHMHRNGIFHRDVKPENILIKQDVLKLGDFGSCRSVYSKQPYTEYISTRWYRAPECLLTDGFYSHKMDLWSAGCVFYEITSLQPLFPGANELDQISKIHDIMGTPAAKTLTKFKQSRAMSFDFPFKKGSGIPLQTANLSPQCLSLLHAMVAYDPDERITAHQALQHPYFQEQRATEKQARGSHRKAAPELLSNKWHISKEGSKQKQPLKPEESRPRRQGPAYLMELPQLKLSGATKLSYSSPALHSVFRPGASGKVPVLRPLKCGGANQKTDAQKELKPNLKQYHLPTIERKGGGY from the exons GGAGAAGACATccattatcagaaaaaaaagttgTGCACTATATGTACCAGCTATGCAGGGCCCTCGATCATATGCACAG aaatggaatatttcacagagatgtaaagccagaaaatatattaataaag CAGGATGTCCTGAAATTAGGGGACTTCGGGTCCTGCCGGAGTGTCTATTCTAAGCAGCCGTACACGGAATACATCTCCACCCGCTGGTACCGGGCCCCCGAGTGCCTCCTCACCGACGGCTTCTACAGCCACAAGATGGACCTGTGGAGCGCGGGCTGTGTCTTCTACGAGATCACCAG TCTGCAGCCCCTCTTCCCTGGAGCCAATGAGCTGGACCAGATCTCAAAAATCCACGACATCATGGGCACACCTGCTGCGAAGACCCTCACCAAGTTCAAACA GTCGAGAGCTATGAGttttgattttccttttaaaaagggaTCAGGAATACCTCTACAGACAGCCAATCTGTCCCCGCAATGcctctccctcctgcatgccatgGTGGCCTATGATCCTGACGAGAGAATCACTGCCCACCAGGCCCTGCAGCACCCCTATTTCCAAGAACAGAG GGCCACGGAGAAGCAGGCTCGGGGCAGCCACAGAAAAGCGGCACCGGAACTGCTCAGTAACAAGTGGCATATTTCCAAGGAGGGCAGCAAGCAG AAACAGCCCCTGAAGCCGGAGGAGAGCCGACCCCGGAGACAGGGCCCGGCCTACCTGATGGAGCTGCCGCAGCTGAAGCTGTCCGGGGCCACCAAGCTCTCCTACTCCAGCCCCGCGCTGCACTCGGTGTTCAGACCTGGAGCGAGCGGGAAGGTGCCGGTGCTGAGACCCCTGAAGTGTGGGGGCGCAAACCAGAAG aCAGATGCACAGAAGGAGCTCAAGCCTAACCTGAAGCAGTACCACCTGCCCACGATAGAAAGGAAAGGCGGGGGATACTGA